A single Alosa sapidissima isolate fAloSap1 chromosome 17, fAloSap1.pri, whole genome shotgun sequence DNA region contains:
- the LOC121688674 gene encoding uncharacterized protein DDB_G0271670 — translation SISSSSSSSSISSSISSSSSSSSSSSISSSISSSSISPSSISFSISSSSSISSSISSSSSSSISSSISSSISSSISSSSSISYPISSSSISSSISSSSSISSSISSSSISSSISSSISSSSSISSSISPSSISSSSSISSSISSSSSISSSISSSSSSSISSSISSSSSISYPISSSSISSSISSSSSSSISSSISSSSISSSISSSISPSSIS, via the coding sequence tcaatatcctcctcctcctcctcctcctccatctcctcctcaatctcctcctcctcctcctcctcctcctcctcctccatctcctcctcaatctcctcctcctcaatctccccctcctccatttccttctccatctcctcctcatcctccatctcctcctcaatctcctcctcctcctcctcctccatctcctcctcaatctcctcctccatctcctcctcaatctcctcctcctcctccatctcctaccccatctcctcctcctccatctcctcctcaatctcctcctcctcctccatctcctcctcaatctcctcctcctccatctcctcctccatctcctcctcaatctcctcctcctcctccatctcctcctcgatctccccctcctccatctcctcctcctcctccatctcctcctcaatctcctcctcctcctccatctcctcctcaatctcctcctcctcctcctcctccatctcctcctcaatctcctcctcctcctccatctcctaccccatctcctcctcctccatctcctcctcaatctcctcctcctcctcctcctccatctcctcctcaatctcctcctcctccatctcctcctccatctcctcctcgatctccccctcctccatctca